One Candidatus Syntrophosphaera sp. DNA segment encodes these proteins:
- the mltG gene encoding endolytic transglycosylase MltG — translation MRPSPGFLLRLVLIAFLALLAFTVWQVFKPVRSEQIVLRVSSGDSAAGIAARLEEQGIIESRFLFKTLAKLRRTDRRLMAGTYTLGGKASLYQTLSVLEKGNTSSVRVTIPEGLSLRRTLQRIEQSGLAGYDELLAAATDTAFVREQTGYKVPSLEGFLYPETYLFDLSLGPREILALMTREFFTKNRAVGIDPHAIAGFYDKLILASIVEKESAHPQERGIVASVMQNRLNHGMHLASCATVDYILERRNIKRPVLTLADTQIPSPYNTYINTSLPPGPICNPSLSSIQAALNPAKTKYLYFVADRKGRNDFSTTAEEHYRKTRKYRRAEWE, via the coding sequence TTGAGACCAAGCCCCGGATTCCTGCTCAGGCTTGTCCTGATCGCCTTCCTTGCCCTGCTGGCCTTCACGGTTTGGCAGGTCTTCAAACCCGTCCGTTCGGAGCAGATCGTGCTCAGGGTCAGCAGCGGAGACAGCGCCGCCGGAATTGCCGCCCGGCTTGAAGAACAAGGCATCATCGAAAGCCGCTTTTTGTTCAAAACGTTGGCCAAGCTCCGCAGGACGGACCGTCGGCTCATGGCCGGAACCTATACTCTGGGCGGCAAAGCCAGCCTCTATCAAACCCTCTCGGTCCTGGAAAAAGGAAACACCAGCTCGGTCCGCGTCACCATTCCTGAGGGCCTCTCTCTCCGGCGCACCCTGCAAAGGATCGAACAAAGCGGCTTGGCGGGCTATGACGAGCTTCTTGCCGCAGCCACCGACACTGCTTTCGTGCGAGAGCAAACCGGCTACAAAGTTCCTTCCCTGGAGGGATTCCTGTACCCGGAAACCTATCTGTTTGACCTCAGCCTCGGCCCGCGCGAGATCCTGGCCCTAATGACCCGGGAATTCTTCACCAAAAACCGCGCCGTGGGCATCGATCCCCACGCCATAGCAGGCTTTTACGACAAGCTGATCCTGGCCAGCATCGTGGAAAAGGAAAGCGCCCATCCTCAGGAACGCGGGATCGTGGCCAGCGTCATGCAAAACCGCCTGAACCACGGAATGCACCTAGCGTCCTGCGCCACAGTGGATTACATCCTCGAAAGGCGGAACATCAAGCGCCCCGTCCTCACCCTCGCTGACACCCAGATCCCTTCTCCTTACAATACATACATCAATACCAGCCTGCCGCCCGGACCGATCTGCAATCCCTCCCTCTCTTCCATCCAGGCCGCCCTCAACCCGGCCAAGACCAAATATCTCTACTTCGTGGCCGACCGCAAAGGCCGGAACGACTTTTCCACCACCGCGGAAGAGCACTATCGCAAGACCCGCAAATACCGCCGCGCCGAATGGGAGTAA
- the ruvX gene encoding Holliday junction resolvase RuvX, giving the protein MSPVSRILAIDYGEKRIGLALSDPLKLFAKPLKVIPNSGFETVLAELRKVISEQCVELIVMGLPYAIEGGNTPKTDETIAFMDRLSAAIETPIVAWDERYSTSEAIGELIKMGYGWKQRRNFQDAMAAAMILKSYLESL; this is encoded by the coding sequence GTGAGCCCCGTCAGCCGCATCCTGGCCATCGATTATGGGGAAAAGCGGATCGGCCTGGCGCTGAGCGATCCCCTCAAGCTGTTTGCCAAACCTTTGAAAGTCATCCCCAATTCCGGCTTCGAAACCGTTCTGGCAGAATTGCGCAAAGTGATCAGCGAACAGTGCGTGGAATTGATCGTGATGGGCCTGCCTTATGCCATCGAAGGCGGAAACACCCCCAAAACCGATGAGACAATCGCTTTCATGGACCGGCTTTCCGCTGCCATCGAAACTCCCATAGTGGCCTGGGACGAGCGTTACAGCACCTCCGAGGCCATCGGCGAACTCATCAAGATGGGCTATGGCTGGAAACAGCGCCGCAATTTCCAGGACGCCATGGCCGCCGCCATGATCCTGAAAAGCTATTTGGAAAGCCTTTGA
- the rpsJ gene encoding 30S ribosomal protein S10, with protein MSNTENRIRIKLKAYDHRLLDQSVAEIVKSTRNTGAKVIGPIPLPTDKTLYTILRSPHADKKSQDQFQMLVHKRLIDILNPTQQTTNALKKLSLPAGVHVEIKANTRS; from the coding sequence GTGAGTAATACCGAAAATCGCATCCGGATAAAGCTGAAAGCATACGATCATCGTCTACTGGATCAATCTGTGGCGGAAATTGTGAAAAGCACCCGCAACACGGGCGCCAAAGTCATTGGACCCATTCCACTTCCGACCGACAAGACCCTATACACGATCCTGCGCTCACCGCATGCGGACAAGAAATCCCAGGACCAATTCCAAATGCTGGTGCATAAGAGATTGATCGACATATTGAATCCCACACAGCAGACCACCAACGCTTTGAAAAAGCTGAGTCTGCCGGCTGGAGTCCATGTGGAAATCAAGGCAAACACGAGGAGCTAG
- the rplC gene encoding 50S ribosomal protein L3: MLGLIGKKIGMTQVFDADGKVIPVTVIKAGPCRVICKRTKDLHGYEALQLGYEAITDKQSKRPLIGHFKKNDSPVFRYVREFRPAYGQQIDDYEVGKELTAEMFSLTDTVSVRSNSKGRGYTGVMKRHGFSGFMQSHGVHESFRGGGSIGQCAQPSRVLKGMKMAGQHGNAQVTVRHLKVVQVDAENNLILVKGAVPGHRNSLVIIHKEQ, translated from the coding sequence ATGTTGGGATTGATCGGTAAGAAAATTGGCATGACGCAGGTCTTCGACGCGGACGGCAAAGTGATCCCGGTGACGGTGATCAAGGCCGGCCCCTGCCGCGTGATCTGCAAGCGCACCAAAGACCTGCATGGCTACGAAGCCCTCCAATTGGGTTATGAAGCCATCACGGACAAACAGAGCAAACGCCCGCTGATAGGGCACTTCAAGAAAAATGACAGCCCGGTGTTCCGTTATGTGCGTGAATTCCGCCCTGCCTACGGCCAGCAAATCGACGACTATGAAGTCGGCAAGGAACTGACCGCCGAAATGTTCAGCCTCACCGATACGGTCAGTGTCCGTTCCAACTCCAAGGGACGCGGCTACACTGGCGTGATGAAGCGTCACGGCTTCTCAGGCTTCATGCAGTCCCACGGCGTGCACGAGTCTTTCCGCGGCGGCGGCTCCATCGGACAATGCGCCCAGCCCTCACGCGTGCTGAAAGGCATGAAAATGGCCGGCCAGCACGGCAACGCCCAGGTGACTGTGCGTCACCTCAAGGTGGTGCAAGTGGACGCGGAAAACAACCTGATCCTGGTCAAGGGCGCTGTCCCCGGACACCGCAATTCGCTGGTGATCATACATAAGGAACAATAG
- the rplD gene encoding 50S ribosomal protein L4 — protein sequence MVKAIKFNSLGERIEEIELPASIFDVDVNSPKVLLHEVVTMFLGNQRQGTVQKKNRAMTAGSTRKLFRQKGTGNARQGSRRTPVRVHGGRAFAILPKDWYRPIPRTKKRQALKVALTDRAREGRVFIVEALDFDKPNTKQALELLGKIIPEKGRKLVVTDGNHLPTVRSFTNLPEVMTDRADSLHAYEVLKSSYILMTQDALNKVKEVFSS from the coding sequence ATGGTAAAAGCGATAAAATTCAACTCTCTCGGCGAACGGATCGAAGAGATCGAACTTCCGGCCAGCATATTCGACGTGGACGTAAATTCCCCCAAAGTGCTGCTGCATGAAGTGGTGACGATGTTTCTGGGCAACCAGCGCCAGGGAACGGTGCAGAAAAAGAACCGTGCCATGACGGCTGGCAGCACCCGCAAACTGTTCAGGCAGAAAGGCACTGGCAACGCGCGCCAGGGCTCACGCCGCACACCGGTCAGGGTACACGGCGGACGGGCTTTCGCCATCCTGCCCAAGGACTGGTACCGTCCGATCCCCCGCACCAAAAAACGCCAGGCGCTGAAAGTCGCCCTGACAGACCGTGCCCGCGAAGGCAGGGTCTTCATCGTCGAAGCGCTCGATTTTGACAAACCCAACACCAAGCAGGCGCTTGAGCTGCTGGGAAAGATCATACCCGAAAAGGGACGCAAACTTGTGGTCACAGATGGGAATCACCTGCCTACGGTGAGATCCTTCACCAATCTGCCTGAGGTCATGACCGACCGGGCGGACAGCCTGCATGCCTATGAAGTTCTTAAAAGCAGCTACATTCTGATGACCCAGGACGCCCTCAACAAAGTGAAGGAGGTATTCAGCTCATGA
- the rplW gene encoding 50S ribosomal protein L23: MIHPRNIVIAPIITEKSEKQVQDTNTYTFKVSINANKIEIKHAIERIFSVKVLDVNTIRMLGKPKRLGKYSGKRPDWKKAIVTLRAGDKIGDFEV, translated from the coding sequence ATGATACATCCGCGCAACATAGTGATCGCTCCGATCATCACCGAGAAGAGTGAAAAACAGGTCCAGGACACGAACACCTACACCTTCAAAGTGAGCATAAACGCAAACAAGATAGAGATCAAGCACGCCATCGAACGGATCTTTTCCGTCAAGGTGCTTGACGTAAATACAATCCGCATGCTGGGCAAGCCGAAACGGCTTGGTAAATACAGCGGCAAACGCCCGGATTGGAAGAAAGCCATCGTAACCCTCAGAGCCGGCGACAAGATCGGCGATTTTGAGGTCTAA
- the rplB gene encoding 50S ribosomal protein L2, translated as MGIKKYKPTTPSMRFRTGYTFAEITTDSPEKSLLKPVRKSGGRNNQGRITCRHRGGGHRRHYRIIDYKRDKFGIPAKVASIEYDPNRTARIALLHYIDGEKRYIIAPDGLKVGAKVMSGPEAEIALGNAIPLERIPLGSTVHNIELKRGRGGQIARSAGTYGQVVAKDGDYVHVKMPSNDVHLVRKECLATMGQVSNQDHNLIQIGKAGRNRWKGLRPKVRGVAMNPVDHPMGGGEGKSSGGGHPVSPWGKPAKGGKTRKTRKYSDKYIVKAVKKR; from the coding sequence ATGGGAATCAAGAAATACAAACCTACCACCCCCAGCATGCGCTTCCGCACGGGATACACCTTTGCAGAGATCACCACGGACAGCCCTGAAAAATCGCTGCTGAAACCGGTGCGCAAATCCGGCGGACGCAACAACCAGGGCAGAATCACCTGCCGCCATCGCGGCGGAGGCCATCGCAGACACTACCGTATCATAGATTATAAGCGGGACAAATTCGGGATCCCGGCCAAAGTGGCATCGATCGAATACGATCCCAACCGCACCGCCCGCATCGCCCTGCTGCATTACATTGACGGCGAAAAACGCTACATCATAGCGCCTGACGGCTTGAAAGTTGGGGCAAAAGTGATGTCCGGTCCCGAGGCCGAAATTGCTTTGGGCAACGCCATTCCTTTGGAAAGGATACCCTTGGGCTCAACGGTTCACAACATTGAACTGAAGAGAGGCCGGGGCGGCCAGATCGCCCGTTCCGCGGGAACCTACGGCCAGGTCGTGGCCAAAGACGGCGACTACGTGCACGTGAAGATGCCCTCGAACGACGTCCATCTTGTGCGCAAAGAATGTCTGGCGACCATGGGCCAGGTGAGCAACCAAGACCACAACCTGATCCAGATCGGTAAAGCCGGCCGCAACCGCTGGAAAGGCCTGCGCCCCAAAGTGCGCGGCGTGGCTATGAACCCCGTCGACCATCCCATGGGCGGCGGCGAAGGTAAATCTTCCGGTGGTGGCCATCCGGTCTCACCTTGGGGAAAACCGGCCAAGGGTGGCAAAACCCGCAAAACCCGCAAGTATTCCGATAAATATATCGTGAAAGCAGTTAAAAAGAGATAA
- the rpsS gene encoding 30S ribosomal protein S19 has translation MARSIKKGPFVDDHLLKKVEILNSDNKKNVIKTWSRRSVIIPSFIGHTFSVHNGHKFVPVYVTENMVGHKLGEFSPTRTYRGHKDKKSKAK, from the coding sequence ATGGCACGTTCAATCAAGAAAGGCCCCTTTGTCGACGATCACCTGTTGAAGAAAGTGGAAATACTGAATTCTGACAACAAGAAAAACGTGATCAAGACCTGGTCCCGCCGCTCAGTGATCATACCCTCTTTTATCGGACATACCTTTTCGGTGCACAACGGACATAAGTTTGTACCGGTGTATGTGACCGAAAACATGGTGGGCCACAAGCTGGGTGAATTTTCACCCACACGCACCTACCGTGGACATAAAGACAAGAAAAGCAAGGCAAAATAA
- the rplV gene encoding 50S ribosomal protein L22: MEATAKLRFARGSARKARLVLDQIRYKRVTEAQNILRFSRRSAAETIGKLLASAIANAQVKEPKIDLDRVFVTVATADAGPQMKRYMPRSHGRAYMIRKQTCHIALEIQSIEE, from the coding sequence ATGGAAGCAACAGCGAAACTCCGTTTTGCCCGTGGATCGGCCCGCAAAGCGCGCCTGGTTTTGGACCAGATCCGCTATAAACGCGTCACCGAAGCCCAGAACATCCTGCGTTTCTCCCGCCGCAGCGCGGCAGAAACGATCGGCAAACTTTTGGCTTCTGCCATCGCCAACGCGCAGGTCAAGGAACCCAAGATCGATCTCGACAGGGTTTTTGTTACCGTGGCCACAGCCGATGCCGGTCCCCAAATGAAACGCTACATGCCCAGATCGCATGGCAGGGCATACATGATCCGCAAACAGACCTGCCACATCGCTCTGGAAATCCAGTCCATAGAAGAGTAG
- the rpsC gene encoding 30S ribosomal protein S3, which translates to MGQKIHPILYRLGVNKDTESIWFAQGTTYVDFLQEDIQIRKYIHKRLDQKMVSRVKISRKTSSITIDIHTARPGLVIGKKGEDIDRLRNELNVLINKNRKNPISVSINIEQIDKMWLDARLVGHEVARQLEERVSFRRAMKLAMRNVLKEGALGVKVQVSGRLGGAEIARTERYKQGRTPLHTLRADIDYACVEANTTYGVIGIKVWIYKGDILG; encoded by the coding sequence TTGGGACAAAAAATACACCCCATTCTGTATCGCCTCGGCGTTAATAAGGATACCGAATCAATTTGGTTTGCTCAGGGTACCACGTATGTGGATTTCCTCCAGGAAGACATCCAGATCCGTAAGTACATCCACAAACGCCTTGATCAAAAGATGGTCTCGAGAGTGAAGATCTCCCGCAAGACCAGCTCCATCACGATAGACATCCACACCGCGCGGCCGGGCCTGGTCATCGGTAAAAAAGGCGAAGACATCGACCGCCTGCGTAACGAGCTGAATGTCCTGATAAACAAGAACCGTAAAAATCCGATATCGGTGTCGATTAATATCGAACAGATCGACAAGATGTGGCTGGATGCCCGTCTGGTCGGACACGAAGTGGCCCGCCAGCTCGAAGAACGCGTCTCCTTCCGCCGCGCCATGAAACTGGCGATGCGCAACGTGCTCAAGGAAGGCGCCCTGGGAGTGAAAGTGCAGGTTTCCGGCCGCCTCGGCGGAGCTGAGATCGCGCGCACCGAACGCTACAAACAAGGCCGCACCCCGTTGCACACTTTGCGTGCCGATATCGATTATGCCTGCGTGGAAGCAAACACGACCTATGGAGTCATAGGGATCAAGGTTTGGATCTACAAGGGCGACATTCTGGGTTAG
- the rplP gene encoding 50S ribosomal protein L16: MLAPKKVRHRKMMKGRRNGLAWSGSNVDFGDYGLIALEDAFITSRQIEAARIAITRHMKRLGKVWIRIFPDKPITKKPAETRMGKGKGAPEYWVAVVRPGRVLFEIEGVDVKIAKEAMRLASHKLPIKTRLIAREGVEL, translated from the coding sequence ATGTTAGCACCAAAGAAAGTAAGACATCGCAAAATGATGAAGGGCAGACGGAATGGTCTTGCCTGGAGCGGAAGCAATGTGGACTTCGGCGATTATGGATTGATCGCCCTGGAAGATGCCTTCATCACAAGCCGTCAGATCGAAGCAGCTCGTATCGCCATCACGCGCCACATGAAACGTCTTGGCAAGGTATGGATCCGCATATTCCCGGACAAGCCCATAACCAAGAAACCAGCGGAAACCCGCATGGGCAAGGGAAAGGGAGCTCCGGAATACTGGGTGGCAGTGGTTCGCCCGGGCCGCGTCCTTTTTGAAATCGAAGGCGTGGACGTGAAAATCGCCAAGGAAGCCATGCGCCTCGCGTCGCATAAACTGCCGATCAAAACCCGCCTGATTGCCCGTGAAGGAGTGGAATTATGA
- the rpmC gene encoding 50S ribosomal protein L29 → MKIDEIREMTLDDMQSRLEELRMELFNLRFQKSKNLLDRSDRLRIVRRDIARINTIIKEKEQRQ, encoded by the coding sequence ATGAAGATCGACGAGATCCGTGAAATGACCCTGGATGACATGCAATCCCGGCTCGAGGAACTGCGGATGGAACTCTTCAACCTGCGCTTTCAAAAGTCCAAAAACCTGCTGGACCGTTCAGACAGACTGCGCATCGTAAGAAGGGATATCGCCCGCATCAATACCATCATCAAAGAAAAAGAGCAAAGGCAGTGA
- the rpsQ gene encoding 30S ribosomal protein S17 has protein sequence MIKQGVVVSDKNDKTIVVRVQRQYIHPLYKKTVRRHKKFMAHDENNDAHEGDEVQIVEYRPMSARKRWALHKIVERSK, from the coding sequence ATGATCAAACAGGGTGTCGTCGTGAGCGACAAGAACGACAAGACCATCGTGGTCAGGGTTCAACGCCAATACATACACCCACTGTATAAAAAAACCGTGCGCCGGCATAAAAAGTTCATGGCCCACGACGAGAACAACGATGCCCATGAAGGCGATGAGGTCCAGATTGTGGAATACCGCCCCATGAGCGCTCGCAAACGCTGGGCTCTGCACAAGATCGTAGAGCGCAGTAAATAG
- the rplN gene encoding 50S ribosomal protein L14 has protein sequence MIQAQTILNIADNSGAKKAMCIKVLGGTRRKYASVGDVIVVAIKSASPGGKVKKGSVERAVIVRTAKEIRRPDGSYIRFADNAAVIIDEKHDPKGTRIFGPVARELREHQYMKIVSLAPEVL, from the coding sequence ATGATTCAAGCCCAAACGATATTGAATATCGCCGATAACTCCGGTGCCAAGAAAGCCATGTGCATCAAAGTGCTTGGCGGCACCAGACGTAAATACGCCAGCGTTGGCGACGTCATAGTTGTTGCGATCAAATCCGCCTCACCCGGCGGCAAAGTGAAAAAAGGCAGCGTGGAACGGGCCGTGATAGTTCGCACCGCGAAAGAAATCCGGCGTCCGGACGGATCCTACATCCGTTTTGCGGACAATGCTGCTGTGATAATCGACGAGAAGCACGATCCCAAGGGAACCCGCATCTTCGGCCCCGTGGCCCGCGAACTGCGCGAGCACCAGTACATGAAGATCGTTTCCCTGGCTCCGGAAGTGCTGTAG
- the rplX gene encoding 50S ribosomal protein L24 has product MMPDKLKLKKGDFVIVISGADKGRKGRILKAYPKTNRVIVEKVHMIKKHTKPSQSNPQGGIVSMEAPVNASNVMLFNEKLNTVSKPVIHVREGHRVRVCKKSGDEL; this is encoded by the coding sequence ATGATGCCAGACAAACTGAAACTGAAAAAAGGCGACTTCGTGATCGTCATATCCGGCGCCGACAAAGGACGCAAGGGACGCATCCTGAAAGCGTATCCCAAAACGAACCGGGTGATCGTGGAAAAAGTGCACATGATCAAGAAACACACCAAACCCTCGCAGAGTAATCCGCAGGGCGGCATCGTTTCCATGGAAGCGCCGGTCAACGCTTCCAACGTGATGCTTTTCAACGAGAAGCTGAATACCGTTTCCAAACCGGTCATCCACGTTCGCGAGGGCCATCGGGTCCGCGTTTGCAAGAAATCCGGTGACGAGCTGTAA
- the rplE gene encoding 50S ribosomal protein L5 → MNRMKEHYQKVVIPALQKRFSYKNPHQVPRLNKIVVSMGVGSATQNKALLDNAVKDLEQITGRKVIITKARKSISNFKLRQGMPIGCKVTLRDEVMYEFFDRLVSMAIPRIRDFRGIPSDSFDGRGNFSLGLKEQTVFPEIEYDKIDAIRGLNINIVTTAHNDEEARALLKELGMPFQRGE, encoded by the coding sequence ATGAACAGAATGAAAGAACATTACCAGAAAGTTGTGATTCCCGCCCTGCAGAAGCGTTTTTCCTACAAAAACCCGCACCAGGTGCCGCGTCTGAACAAGATCGTGGTGAGCATGGGAGTGGGCAGCGCCACCCAGAACAAAGCCCTTTTGGACAACGCCGTGAAAGACCTGGAACAGATCACGGGCCGCAAAGTGATCATCACCAAGGCCCGCAAATCCATATCCAATTTCAAGCTGCGCCAGGGAATGCCGATCGGCTGCAAGGTCACCTTGCGTGACGAGGTCATGTATGAATTCTTCGATCGCCTTGTCTCCATGGCCATTCCGCGCATCAGAGACTTTCGGGGAATTCCTTCCGATTCCTTCGACGGCAGGGGCAATTTTTCCCTCGGCCTCAAGGAACAGACCGTGTTTCCCGAGATTGAATATGACAAGATTGACGCCATCCGCGGCTTGAACATCAACATAGTTACCACCGCGCACAACGATGAGGAAGCCCGCGCTCTGCTCAAGGAACTCGGCATGCCTTTCCAGCGCGGCGAATAA
- a CDS encoding type Z 30S ribosomal protein S14, with amino-acid sequence MAKKSLILKQQRTPKFKVRKYNRCMICGRPRAYMRDFGMCRLCFRKYASQGQIPGITRASW; translated from the coding sequence ATGGCAAAGAAATCCCTGATCCTTAAACAACAAAGAACACCGAAATTCAAAGTAAGAAAATACAACCGCTGTATGATTTGCGGCCGGCCCAGGGCCTACATGCGCGATTTTGGCATGTGCCGCCTGTGTTTCCGCAAATACGCATCCCAGGGCCAGATACCCGGGATAACCAGAGCAAGTTGGTAA
- the rpsH gene encoding 30S ribosomal protein S8, which produces MSVSDPIADALTKIRNAYRAGHTQVIVNHNRLVEALVKILAAENFVNSVQVLDKDPEQKINYRRILVNLRYTNDGVPVMQGLVRISTPGRRVYVKANNIPSVYNNTGCAVISTSQGVMVDRDARLKRVGGEFICKVW; this is translated from the coding sequence ATGAGCGTTAGTGATCCGATAGCTGATGCATTGACCAAGATCCGCAATGCATATCGTGCCGGACATACGCAGGTAATTGTGAATCACAACCGCCTCGTCGAGGCGTTGGTGAAGATCCTTGCCGCTGAGAACTTTGTCAATAGTGTCCAGGTTCTCGATAAAGATCCGGAACAGAAAATCAATTATAGACGCATCCTGGTTAACCTTCGCTATACCAATGACGGGGTTCCCGTCATGCAGGGTTTGGTGAGGATATCCACACCGGGAAGGCGCGTGTATGTCAAAGCAAACAACATCCCCAGCGTATACAACAACACTGGCTGCGCCGTGATCTCCACCTCACAGGGTGTGATGGTCGATCGCGACGCCAGGTTGAAGCGCGTTGGCGGAGAATTCATTTGCAAGGTTTGGTAG
- the rplF gene encoding 50S ribosomal protein L6: MSRIGKAPIKFDANTKVDVKDNVVHVKGNLGELQYQLLPGISLEMEDGVLHVKRSDDSKSQRAVHGLTRALLQNMVTGVTDGFQKTLNVIGTGYSAERVGPWLRLSLGYSHDIVLEVPSGLTVEAEAVPRSKGTRSDLQSIIRIKGIDRQLVGHFAAEVRSCRPPENYKGKGVRYVDEKVTIKAGKAGTK; the protein is encoded by the coding sequence ATGTCTCGCATTGGAAAAGCCCCTATCAAATTCGACGCCAACACCAAAGTGGACGTCAAGGACAACGTGGTCCACGTCAAGGGAAATCTGGGAGAACTGCAATATCAACTGTTGCCCGGCATCAGCCTGGAAATGGAAGATGGCGTCCTTCACGTAAAGCGCAGCGACGACAGCAAATCACAGCGGGCCGTGCATGGATTGACCCGGGCTCTGCTGCAGAACATGGTCACCGGAGTCACGGACGGGTTTCAGAAGACCCTGAACGTGATCGGGACCGGTTATTCAGCCGAACGGGTGGGACCTTGGTTGAGGCTCAGCCTGGGCTACTCGCACGACATCGTGCTGGAGGTCCCTTCAGGCCTGACCGTGGAAGCCGAAGCCGTACCCCGTTCGAAAGGAACGCGCAGCGACCTGCAAAGCATCATCCGCATCAAAGGAATAGACAGACAGCTTGTCGGTCATTTTGCGGCTGAAGTCCGTTCCTGCCGTCCGCCCGAAAACTACAAGGGCAAGGGTGTGCGTTACGTGGACGAAAAAGTCACCATCAAAGCCGGTAAGGCCGGAACGAAATAA
- the rplR gene encoding 50S ribosomal protein L18, whose amino-acid sequence MIKPSNIIKHALRDRRKAAIRKKLQGSAERPRLVVFRSLKHIYAQIIDDTTGKTIVSASTRGKDIQLETGKKKAEQSFQVGKLLGEKAIAAGLTKVAFDRAGYKYHGRVKALADGARKAGLDF is encoded by the coding sequence ATGATAAAACCCAGCAACATAATAAAACATGCCCTCCGCGACCGGCGCAAGGCTGCCATTCGCAAGAAACTTCAGGGCTCGGCAGAACGCCCGCGTCTCGTGGTTTTCCGCAGCCTGAAACACATCTATGCCCAGATCATCGACGATACCACCGGCAAGACCATCGTGTCCGCCTCCACCAGAGGCAAAGACATCCAGCTGGAAACCGGCAAGAAGAAAGCAGAGCAGAGCTTTCAGGTTGGCAAACTCCTGGGCGAGAAAGCCATCGCTGCCGGCCTGACGAAAGTGGCTTTTGACCGCGCAGGTTACAAATATCACGGCAGAGTCAAAGCCCTGGCCGACGGAGCCCGGAAAGCCGGACTCGATTTCTGA
- the rpsE gene encoding 30S ribosomal protein S5, translated as MYYDRNNTEEEKLVETVIETKRVAKVVKGGRNFSFSAIVVIGDRAGKIGVGNGKANEIADAIRKAKEKATKSMFTVPIIKGTIPHEIVARYGASRVMMKPASEGTGVIAGGTTRAIFEAAGIQNILCKSLGSNTPCNVVKATISGLKSMRTLSDIARLRNKTISELTGREEK; from the coding sequence TTGTACTACGATCGTAACAATACCGAAGAAGAAAAACTGGTTGAAACAGTCATAGAGACCAAACGAGTCGCCAAAGTCGTCAAAGGCGGACGCAACTTCAGTTTCAGCGCCATAGTCGTGATCGGCGACCGGGCTGGCAAGATTGGAGTGGGAAACGGCAAGGCAAACGAAATTGCCGACGCCATCCGCAAGGCCAAGGAAAAAGCGACCAAGAGCATGTTTACGGTTCCCATCATCAAAGGAACCATTCCGCATGAGATCGTCGCTCGTTACGGGGCCAGCCGGGTCATGATGAAACCTGCCTCCGAAGGCACGGGAGTCATAGCCGGCGGTACGACTCGCGCCATTTTTGAAGCTGCGGGGATCCAAAACATCCTCTGCAAATCCCTGGGCTCCAACACGCCCTGCAACGTTGTCAAGGCAACCATCTCAGGCCTGAAATCGATGCGGACCCTATCCGACATAGCCAGATTGCGCAACAAGACCATATCCGAGCTGACCGGAAGGGAGGAGAAATGA
- the rpmD gene encoding 50S ribosomal protein L30, producing the protein MKIKVTQIRSTINRKENHKRVIKSLGLGHPGKSRVHDDNPCIRGMIKKVSYLIQVEEVKGE; encoded by the coding sequence ATGAAGATCAAGGTTACCCAGATACGCAGCACCATAAATCGCAAAGAGAATCATAAACGGGTTATCAAATCCCTTGGTTTGGGACATCCCGGCAAAAGCCGCGTTCATGATGATAACCCCTGCATCCGAGGCATGATCAAGAAAGTATCATACCTCATCCAAGTTGAAGAAGTGAAGGGAGAATAA